TGACGACGCGCTTGCCGTCCACGTGCGCCTCGGTGGGGCGCAGCACCGGCTCCGGGGCGGCCGGCTCCAGCAGCGCATCCAGCAGCGGCGTCGCGCTGGGCTCCTGGATGAGCCCCATGACGAAGGGCTGGCGCGGGTCGCCGTTCTCGAAGAGGAGCACCACCTTCTGCCGCTGGGCCACGGCCGCCTGGAGCGCCTTGGGCTCCACGACGACGGCGAGCCGCGCGGGCACCGGGCCCGCGGCGTTGCCCGGGAAGTCCACGAGCACCGCGCCGCTCACATCGAATCCGGTGAGGTGACCGGCGCGGCTCCCCAGGATGGGCTCCTCGGAACGCGCGCCGGAGGCGAGAGACTTGCTGTCGGGTGACACGCTCATGCCGGCATCTCCATGCGTCAGGCTACCGCAGGCGCCCCCCACGGCGCGAATCAGCCCCCGACGCCTCCCTCGTATGCTCGGAGGGCGGCGCCGGCGCCACCCCACCTGACCTGGACACGGCCACGCGGGGGACGCACCGAGCCCGGGTCAGAAGGGCCCGTACGACGGCTCGGCCGCGCTGGGCACCGCGAGCGACACCGAGCCGGTGGAGCCCGCGCCCACGCTCGCGCGGTAGATGCCCGTGTCGCTGCCGCCCGCGCTGACGAGGAAGCCAAGCTGGCTGGCGCCCGTCCACGTCGGCCACGACTCCTCGGAGCCCGGCCCGCTGTTGGTGACGCGCTGGAGCGCCCCCACGTTGGAGCCCGAGAGCTGCCCGACGAAGATGCGCGTGCCACCCGACGTCAGCCGCCCGTCCAACGCCACCTGGGCGCCGCTGGACGACACCGCCACGCGGTTCTCCACGAACTGCACGCCCGCGCTCAGGAAGCTGTAGGTGATGGTGCCGCCGTTGAGCGGAACGTAGGCAATCTGGTCCAGTTGATTGAGGCCGCTGCCCGCGCCCGCCACCACCGCGCTGCCGTTGGGCACGAACGAAGGCGCGCCGTAGGCGATGACGTTGTTGGGCGTGAGCTCCTGGAAGCCACTGCCGTCCGTGTTGATGCGCGCCAGCGCCGTCTGGGAGCTGTTGCCCGGCGAGAAGACGAAGACGACGCTGCGGCCGTCCGGGCTGAAGGTGGGCGTGCGGAAGTTGGCGCAGCCGCGCGCGCACGTCGGGTCGTTCGAGCGGAACAGCGTGGAGGGCGCGCCGCCCGAGGTGGGCACCGTCAGCAGCGCCGTGTCGCCGCCGCTGCGCTGGACGAACACCACGCTGCGGCCATTGCGCGACACGGAGGGCCAGTACGCGCCGCCCACGGTGGTGAGCCGCTGGGGGCTGTTGGCGTCGCCGTCATCGTCCACCACGAAGACGTTGCGGTCGTTGTCTCGCACGAAGGCGAAGCCCCGGGTGAACAGCACGTCCCCGATGCCACCACCGCCACCGTCGTCCAGGGGCTCGCACCCGCCCAGCATCCCCACCGCCAAGACCGCCCCGAGAAACCGCCTGTTGCCCGTCATCGTCGTCACTCCGCTTCCCGGCCGAAAGAGAGCCCCGTACTACAGGGCGCACCGGGTCCGACGTCAACGCGCCGCGGGTGATTCAATGCCCGGCGGCTGTCAGCGATTGAGCTTCTGAAGCTCGTTGCGGCAGAGGTTGCAGAGCGAGAGCTGCTTGCGGTCGCAGTCCTGCGGCGTCTGGGCGAAGAACATCACGCACCGCGGGTCCTCGCAGTAGGACAACCCGAGCAGGTGCCCCGCCTGGTGAACCACCTCCACCTGCGCGCGGCGGCGGAGCGTGTCGCCGGTGGCGCCCTGGGACAGACGGTTGAGGCTCATCACCGCCGTCTTGGACTCACGGTCCGCCTCGCCGAAGACGAAGGGAGAGTCGGGCACGAAGAGGTCCACGTCGGTGATGCCCATCACCGCGAACTGGCCGGCCTCCAGCATGGGCGTGAGCCGCCGCATGATGGCGTTGCAGTGGTACTGGCCACGGTCCTTGTTGAAGGCGTAGGCGGGCGACTGGAGCACCGTCTTCGACACCGCGACGGAGACACCCATGTGTGCCGCCAGCGGGTCCTGCAAATCCCGCTGAAGCGAAGCGGGCGGGCTACCCACGGAGACCAGAAGGAGTGTCTTCTGCGGCATCGGCCCACCGTCCTTCGTGCACGGACAGACGCGTGGCTACCGCGTCCCCCCGGAGCGGAGTGGCTGGGGCGCAAGGATTCGAACCTTGATACTCAGAGTCAAAGTCTGATGTCCTGCCATTAGACGACGCCCCAGCAGGTTCTCTCGTGTACTTCTGGTGGCCGAGTGTACGGCATCCCGACGGGTGCGGGGAACTCCCCTGACGCGGTTCCCTTCACCTGTCAGCCACTGGACCCCTGGCCCGGGCCAAAAGCCGGGCGGGTTGTCGCTCTTTCTTGACACCGGGAGTAAAGCCCCCCGCTTTCACGGGGGGCCCAGGCCCTCGGTCAGCCCTTCAGGACGGCGAGCGGCGTGAGGCGCACCAACGGCCGGACCAGGTCCGCCTCGTCCTCCAGCACCTCGGTGATGTCGCGGTAGGCGGCGGGGGCCTCCTCCACCAGCGCGGCGGTGCGCCCCCGCTCATACACCACGCGTCGCAGCGCCTGCTCCAACGCCGCCGGGCGGATGCGGGCTCGCGCCTCCGTCCGCGTGAGGACGCGCCCGGCGCCATGCGAGCAGGAGCCGAAGGCTCGCGGCTCCCCCAGTCCTTCCACGACGTACGACGCCGTGCCCATGGAGCCGGGGATGAGCCCTCGCTCGCCGGCCTGGAGCCCGACGGCGCCCTTGCGGTGGACCCACACCTCGCGGCCCGCGTGGACCTCCCGGGCCACGTGGTTGTGGTGGACGTCCACGGCGGAGCCGGGCTCGGCGGCCACGCCCAACGCGTCTTCCAGGACCGCCAACGCCCGCGCGGCGAGGGTGTCCCGGTTCGCCCGGGCGAAGCGGCAGGCCCACTGTGTGTCCGCGAGGCAGGCGGCGCCCTCGTCGGTGTGGAGGCTCAGGGCGGGCAGGTGCCCCTCCCCGAGCGCCCGCGCCACGCGGCCGTGGTGGTCCGCGATGGCCGCGCCCACGCCCCGGGAGCCGGTATGCAAGAGGAGCCAGAGGGCGCCCTCCGCGTCCCGGTCCAGCTCGAGGAAGTGGTTGCCACCCCCGAGCGTCCCCAGGTGCCTGGGCGCCAGCCGCTCCCAGGCGTGGCACAGCTTCCGGGTGGACAGGGGTGGCGACGCCAGCGCGGCGGGCAGCGGCAGCCCCTTTCCCCGGTGGACCGCGTCGCCCACGGGCACCACCTCCGCCAGCCGCGCCAACACGCGCTCCAACACGTCGCGGCCGGGCAGCCCTTCGGTGAGCGGGAAACGCCAGGCGCTCACGCCGCAGCCCAGGTCGCCCCCCAGCGCCCCCGGCACCACGTGGTGGTCCGTGGCGAAGACGGTGCCCACGGCGATGCCCGAGGCGACGTGGAGGTCCGGCATGGCGGCGACGTGCTCCACCACGTAGGGCTGGGCGGCGAGGTACCGCAACTGCTTCTCCGCGCCCGGCGGCAGCGCGCGGGCCCAGACGAGGATGGGCCGGCCCCCGGGCACGGCGGGAAGGACGCGAGGCATCATGACTCGCCCTCCGCCGCGCCGGGGACCTGCGCCGAGACGCCGATGAAGATGAAGCGCAACTGCGGCGCGCGCTTGAGGTCGAGGTGCTCCGCGAGCTGCGAGCGCAGGTAGCCGCTGGCGCGGTCCAACGCCTGTTGCACGGGACGCAGGCCGGCGGATTCGACCTCCGGCGTGACGGTGTAGCCAATGCGGACGAGGCGGCCATCCGGCGCCAGCTCGAAGGACGTCAGCGCGACGCCTTCGAGCATCGGGTCGGACAGCTCACCTCGGAAGGTGCGGGCCACTTCTTGAGACAAATGGGACTGCACGCGCAGATGGCGCGCGGCCGGTTGACGGCGATTCCTGGAAGAAGACATGAGCGGACGAACGGTTCCCAAGAGGCCGCGCGGTGCCCCGGCGCGCGCACGGATTCAAACCGTGGGCGACGCACAGGACACACGCCGGCCCGTGGTACGGCGGAAAAGGCTCCGCGCACCTTGGCGTGTCCGAGAACGCTGGGAACGCACTCCGTCCCGCTCAGCTCGAGCGGCTCAGCGAGGGAGGCGGTCCACGCGGTCCAGCACGTTCAGCGCGAAGCGACCCGAGACTCCGTTCGTGACACGTCCCATGGCACACCTCCCGCCGCGCGCGAGACTCCGGCGCGAACCGTGACGCTTCGCGGGAAGGATGCGACCGGCCTCCTGTCCCCGTCAAGCGGCCCACCCCGACGTCAGGACGCGAGCAGACCTGACAGCCAGCCACCTTTCCGACCCAGGCCCTGTGGCAGGTGTCGGCGGGTGACCAACCTCACTTTCCAGCAGCGAACGTGCGTCCCAACGAGGCATGGGCCGCGCCCGCCTTCGCGCTACGGAGCGGGCACGAGGTGAATGCACATGGCGGATGCTTTCGACGTGGTGGTGATTGGCGCGGGGCCCGCGGGCGAGGTCGCCGGTGCACGCGCGGCGGAGGCCGGGCTGTCGGTGGCGTTGGTGGAGCACGAGCTGCTCGGCGGCGAGTGCTCGTACTGGGCCTGCATCCCCAGCAAGGCCCTGCTGCGCCCGGGTGACGCGCGGTGGCTCGCAGAACACGCCGCTGGCGTCCGCGAGACACTCAAGGGCCCCATCGACGCGCGCGCCGTGTTGGCCCAGCGCGACGCCATGGTGAGCCACTACAACGACGACTCCCAGGTGAAGTGGGCCGAGGACGCGAAGCTGAAGGTGATTCGCGGCACGGGCAAACTCACCGGCCCGCGCAAGGTGCGGGTGGAGAGCAAGGACGGCACCGTGCGCGAGCTGGAGGCCCGCAAGGCGGTGGTGCTGGCCACCGGCAGCCGACCCCGCATCCCCGATGTCCCCGGCCTGCGGGACGCGAAGCCCTGGGACAACCGTCAGGGCACCGGCGCCCAGCAGGTGCCCAAGCGGCTGGTGGTGCTGGGCGGCGGCGCGGTGGCGGTGGAGCTGGCCCAGGCCTGGCGCTCACTGGGCGCCGAGGTGACGCTGGCGCAGCGAGGAAAAGGCCTGCTGTCCCGCGCGGAGCCCTTCGCCGGTGAGCAGGTGGCCCAGGCCCTGCGTGACGCCGGCGTCCAGGTCCGGCTCGGCGTGGAGGCCACGCGCGTCCAGCGCCCCGGCGGCAAGGGCGAGGTGACGGTGACGCTGTCCAACGGCGAGGAGGTCCGCGCCGACGAAATCCTGGTGGCCATGGGCCGAGTACCCCGCACGGACGGATTGGGACTGGAGACGGTCGGGCTCCAGGGTGGCAAGCCGGTGGCGGTGGATGACCAGCTCCGCGCCAAGGGCGTGGAGGGCGGCTGGCTCTACGCCTGCGGCGACGTCAACGGCCGCAACCTCCTCACCCACATGGGCAAGTACCAGGCCCGCATGGTGGGGGACGTCATCGCGGGCAAGCAGGCCAAGGCCTGGGCGGACGCCAAAGCCACGCCCCAGGTCGTCTTCACCCATCCGCAAGTGGCCTCCGTGGGACTCACCGAGGCCAAGGCCCGCGAGGCGGGCATCCCGGTGCGCACGGTGGAGAAACACCTCCAGGATGTGTCCGGTACCTCATTGATGGGCAAGGGGCTCACCGGCACCGTGAAGTGGGTGGTGGATGAGAAGCGCCGGGTCCTCGTCGGCGCCACCTTCACCGGGCCCGAGGTGGGCGAGATGCTCCACGCGGCCACCATCGCCGTCGCGGGGGAGGTGCCGCTCGACACGCTCTGGCACGCGGTGCCTTCGTTCCCCACCATGAGCGAGGTGTGGTTGAAGCTGATGGAGGACTACGGCCTGTAGCGCGCCGGGCCCCTCCGTTGCGTGCGCGGCGACGGGCGTGGAATGGTGCCGCTCCCCACCCCACCCCACCGCCCACATGACCGCTGCCGACCCAGGCCCCCTCGGGCCTGCCTCTCCCGTTCCGGACGCCGCGCCGGTTGGCACCGCCGGCTCCGAAGCACAGGCCCCGTGGGCGCGGAGGGCCTGGTGGCTCGTGCTGCTCGTGCTCGCGGTGGCCGCCGTCGCCGTGGGCCAGCACCCTCGCCGGGGCGTGGACTTCCGCGTCTACCTCATGGCCGCGGAGCGCTTCCTCGAGGGCACGGACATCTACCGCCTGTCCGACGGCACCATGCCGTTCAAGTACGCGCCCATCACCGCGCCCCTCTTCCTCCCCTTCACCCTGCTGCCCGCGCGCGCCGCCGTCGCGCTGTGGAACCTTTGCTCCATCGCCGCGCTCGTCCTGGTGGCCCGGCTCACCACCCGCGCCCTCCCCGGAAAGGGAGAAGCCACGCCCTGGACTTGGGCCCCCGTCCTGACGACGCTGGCCCTGCTGCCGGCCTTCACCTACGAGCTGTTCTATGGACAGGTGGACGCCGTCATCCTCCTCCTCATCCTCCTCTCCACGCGCGGCGCCGAGCGCGGACAGGTGTGGCGCCCCGGGGTGGCCTTCGCCATCGCCTTCCTCCTCAAGCCCCCGCGGCGCTCGTCGGACTCTTCTTTCTGTGGCGCCGCCACTGGCGCGTGCTGGGCGCCACCGCCGTGGTGGGCGCCGTGCTGACCCTGCCTTTGCTGATTCACTACGGCGGGGATGGAACATTCCTCCAATTCCACCTCTGGCGAGACACCCTCGCGCGCACCACCCCACCCTGGGCGCTGCAATCCAATACCCAGGGGCTGCCCACTTTGTTGTTGTCACTGGTGTATCCGCCCGAAACCGTGGTGCTGCCGGGTGCGATGTCCTTGGCACAGGCCGCGGCGTTGGGCTTTTTCGTCGCCGCGGTGGTGTGGGCACGCCCCGGACCCGCGGACCTCATCGCCATGTGTTGCCTTGGCGTCACGCTGCTGTCACCGCTGGCGTGGCGCGCGAACTACGTGCTGGCGTGGCCGTTGATCCGCGCGGCGGTGGAGAGCCGGCACCGGCCCAACCTGGTGCTGGTGGGGCTCGTGGCGCTCACGGGCGTCCTGGTTTCCGACTCGGTGCTCGGCGTGGAGTGGAGCCGTCACGTCCTCCTGTGGCGGCCCTTCGCCCTGGTTTACGCCGCGTTGTTGTTGGCGCTGCTGTTACAGACTCGGCGCATGGGCGCACCTCGCG
This genomic window from Myxococcus hansupus contains:
- a CDS encoding DUF6484 domain-containing protein; the encoded protein is MSVSPDSKSLASGARSEEPILGSRAGHLTGFDVSGAVLVDFPGNAAGPVPARLAVVVEPKALQAAVAQRQKVVLLFENGDPRQPFVMGLIQEPSATPLLDALLEPAAPEPVLRPTEAHVDGKRVVIEGQDEVVLKCGEASITLRRNGKVIVKGTYLESRATGTHRIKGGTVEIN
- a CDS encoding PD40 domain-containing protein, whose protein sequence is MTTMTGNRRFLGAVLAVGMLGGCEPLDDGGGGGIGDVLFTRGFAFVRDNDRNVFVVDDDGDANSPQRLTTVGGAYWPSVSRNGRSVVFVQRSGGDTALLTVPTSGGAPSTLFRSNDPTCARGCANFRTPTFSPDGRSVVFVFSPGNSSQTALARINTDGSGFQELTPNNVIAYGAPSFVPNGSAVVAGAGSGLNQLDQIAYVPLNGGTITYSFLSAGVQFVENRVAVSSSGAQVALDGRLTSGGTRIFVGQLSGSNVGALQRVTNSGPGSEESWPTWTGASQLGFLVSAGGSDTGIYRASVGAGSTGSVSLAVPSAAEPSYGPF
- a CDS encoding non-proteolytic archaemetzincin-like protein; amino-acid sequence: MPQKTLLLVSVGSPPASLQRDLQDPLAAHMGVSVAVSKTVLQSPAYAFNKDRGQYHCNAIMRRLTPMLEAGQFAVMGITDVDLFVPDSPFVFGEADRESKTAVMSLNRLSQGATGDTLRRRAQVEVVHQAGHLLGLSYCEDPRCVMFFAQTPQDCDRKQLSLCNLCRNELQKLNR
- a CDS encoding RtcB family protein, with amino-acid sequence MMPRVLPAVPGGRPILVWARALPPGAEKQLRYLAAQPYVVEHVAAMPDLHVASGIAVGTVFATDHHVVPGALGGDLGCGVSAWRFPLTEGLPGRDVLERVLARLAEVVPVGDAVHRGKGLPLPAALASPPLSTRKLCHAWERLAPRHLGTLGGGNHFLELDRDAEGALWLLLHTGSRGVGAAIADHHGRVARALGEGHLPALSLHTDEGAACLADTQWACRFARANRDTLAARALAVLEDALGVAAEPGSAVDVHHNHVAREVHAGREVWVHRKGAVGLQAGERGLIPGSMGTASYVVEGLGEPRAFGSCSHGAGRVLTRTEARARIRPAALEQALRRVVYERGRTAALVEEAPAAYRDITEVLEDEADLVRPLVRLTPLAVLKG
- a CDS encoding ribosome-binding factor A, whose protein sequence is MSSSRNRRQPAARHLRVQSHLSQEVARTFRGELSDPMLEGVALTSFELAPDGRLVRIGYTVTPEVESAGLRPVQQALDRASGYLRSQLAEHLDLKRAPQLRFIFIGVSAQVPGAAEGES
- a CDS encoding dihydrolipoyl dehydrogenase family protein encodes the protein MADAFDVVVIGAGPAGEVAGARAAEAGLSVALVEHELLGGECSYWACIPSKALLRPGDARWLAEHAAGVRETLKGPIDARAVLAQRDAMVSHYNDDSQVKWAEDAKLKVIRGTGKLTGPRKVRVESKDGTVRELEARKAVVLATGSRPRIPDVPGLRDAKPWDNRQGTGAQQVPKRLVVLGGGAVAVELAQAWRSLGAEVTLAQRGKGLLSRAEPFAGEQVAQALRDAGVQVRLGVEATRVQRPGGKGEVTVTLSNGEEVRADEILVAMGRVPRTDGLGLETVGLQGGKPVAVDDQLRAKGVEGGWLYACGDVNGRNLLTHMGKYQARMVGDVIAGKQAKAWADAKATPQVVFTHPQVASVGLTEAKAREAGIPVRTVEKHLQDVSGTSLMGKGLTGTVKWVVDEKRRVLVGATFTGPEVGEMLHAATIAVAGEVPLDTLWHAVPSFPTMSEVWLKLMEDYGL
- a CDS encoding glycosyltransferase family 87 protein, encoding MLLVLAVAAVAVGQHPRRGVDFRVYLMAAERFLEGTDIYRLSDGTMPFKYAPITAPLFLPFTLLPARAAVALWNLCSIAALVLVARLTTRALPGKGEATPWTWAPVLTTLALLPAFTYELFYGQVDAVILLLILLSTRGAERGQVWRPGVAFAIAFLLKPPRRSSDSSFCGAATGACWAPPPWWAPC